Proteins from one Terriglobus tenax genomic window:
- a CDS encoding efflux RND transporter permease subunit, which translates to MRLVLAALTRPLTLIVALIAIIAGFFMAVGRMRMDIFPQVGNPVIYVAQPYGGMNPAQMEGFLTYYYEYHFLYITGIQSVDSKSIQGAALMKLTFREGTNMEQAMGETVGYVNRARAFMPPGTVPPFITRFDPGSVAVGLLLFTSSTHTQGELQNIALNQVRPLFATLPGVSAPPPFGGNQRTIVVTLDPDKLKQYGVSPEQAISAVSTGTVVAPSGNLYDGALNRIVRTNATLGPELTDLMATPIHPHSGANVYLRDIGSIENGTDIVTAYAHVDGRRTVYIPVTKRSDASTLAVIQAVKAALPGFKNVVPDGVDVQLAFDQSSYVSNAINGLVREALLGAFLTGLVVLLFLRDWRGALIVVANIPFALASAVILLWLTGQTINVMTLGGLALAVGILVDEATVEIENIHTRLLPGISRARAVLEACRRTVTARLLSMLCVVAVFVPSFFMNGIGRQLFAPLSLAVGFAMIASYFLSSSLVPVFATWIMKESHRGEEKEGIFGTLRERYGRYLSSASRWRWPLIGGYLALTAIILLLVAPRIGTEIFPDSNGPVLRLRLKAPVGTRIEKTEPMVMQALDLIRKTIGKENIEVTSDYVGVQPSSYPVNLIHLFTSGPEEALVQIQLRPGHPDDEQLRESLRSAFHKEMPNLRMSFEAGDIVSQVMSFGSPTPVQIDVQGVDLDKDYAYLAKVEAELHTLDFLRDISVVQAQSYPIVDVTVNRDSAGQFGLTMADVSNSLVPATGSSRFIAPNYWRDPKNGNAFQIQVQLPSNRVQGVDALSTLPLMRDGQTQPQLDQVAKLQYGTMPEMIQRLSGQRIVSVTANLHGISLGEAQSKLNAALKRIAAPPQGTTVVLRGQIPALTETIAGLRTGLLLAIAAIFLLLIANFQSLRLPLAILSTIPGVLSGVVLILLLTGTTLNLQSFMGAIMAVGISVANSILLVSFAEQARHEHQDVEAAMRTGATGRIRAVLMTATAMICGMVPLAIGFGEGGAQSAPLGRAVIGGLIFSTLTTLLILPLIYSLLQRKAATTSNSLNPEDPASRYYAQS; encoded by the coding sequence ATGCGTCTTGTACTCGCAGCCCTAACCCGACCGCTGACTCTGATCGTCGCGCTCATCGCGATCATCGCGGGCTTCTTCATGGCGGTTGGGCGGATGCGTATGGACATCTTCCCCCAGGTTGGCAACCCGGTCATCTACGTGGCCCAACCCTATGGAGGAATGAATCCAGCCCAGATGGAGGGTTTTCTCACCTATTACTACGAGTACCACTTTCTCTACATCACCGGCATTCAATCCGTGGACAGCAAGAGTATCCAGGGAGCCGCCTTGATGAAGCTCACGTTCCGTGAAGGAACGAACATGGAGCAGGCGATGGGAGAAACGGTTGGTTATGTGAACCGCGCGCGAGCGTTCATGCCTCCGGGAACGGTTCCTCCGTTCATTACGCGTTTCGATCCCGGAAGCGTGGCGGTGGGACTTTTGTTATTCACAAGTTCTACGCATACCCAGGGAGAGTTGCAGAATATTGCACTCAATCAGGTCCGGCCGCTCTTTGCAACGCTGCCTGGAGTCTCTGCTCCTCCTCCCTTTGGCGGTAATCAGCGAACGATTGTTGTTACGCTTGACCCGGACAAACTCAAGCAGTATGGGGTATCGCCTGAGCAGGCAATTTCGGCTGTGAGTACAGGCACCGTTGTGGCTCCTTCCGGAAATTTGTATGACGGCGCGCTGAATCGAATTGTCCGTACCAATGCCACTCTTGGACCGGAGCTGACGGACCTGATGGCGACGCCGATTCATCCGCATTCGGGAGCGAATGTCTATCTACGTGATATTGGCTCGATTGAGAACGGCACCGACATTGTTACTGCCTATGCCCACGTAGATGGTCGCAGAACAGTGTATATCCCGGTAACCAAGCGTTCGGATGCCTCCACGCTTGCGGTGATTCAAGCGGTAAAGGCTGCTCTTCCGGGTTTCAAAAATGTCGTGCCAGACGGTGTCGATGTGCAATTGGCCTTCGACCAGTCGAGCTATGTTTCGAATGCAATCAACGGCCTGGTGCGCGAGGCTCTGCTGGGAGCTTTCCTGACGGGCCTGGTCGTTCTGCTCTTCCTACGGGATTGGCGTGGCGCGCTCATCGTCGTAGCAAATATCCCGTTCGCACTCGCCAGCGCGGTCATCCTGTTGTGGCTTACCGGTCAGACAATCAATGTCATGACGCTGGGAGGGCTGGCCCTTGCGGTAGGAATCCTGGTGGATGAAGCGACCGTTGAGATTGAAAACATTCATACGCGACTGCTGCCCGGTATCTCTCGCGCTCGCGCTGTGCTGGAAGCGTGCCGCCGAACGGTAACTGCCCGCTTGCTCTCAATGTTGTGCGTGGTGGCGGTGTTTGTTCCCTCGTTCTTCATGAATGGGATTGGACGCCAGCTCTTTGCTCCTCTCTCGCTCGCGGTTGGATTTGCCATGATTGCCTCCTACTTTCTTTCGAGCAGCCTGGTGCCGGTGTTTGCGACATGGATTATGAAAGAGTCGCATCGCGGTGAAGAGAAGGAAGGGATATTCGGTACACTACGCGAGCGATATGGACGCTACCTGAGTTCCGCGAGCCGCTGGCGGTGGCCACTGATCGGCGGTTACCTGGCGCTGACAGCCATCATTCTGCTTTTGGTTGCGCCACGCATTGGAACAGAGATCTTCCCCGACTCGAATGGCCCCGTGCTTCGGTTACGGCTCAAGGCTCCAGTCGGAACCCGCATTGAAAAGACAGAACCGATGGTGATGCAGGCGCTTGATCTGATCCGCAAGACCATCGGCAAGGAGAACATAGAGGTCACCTCCGATTATGTGGGTGTTCAACCATCGAGCTACCCTGTGAATCTGATCCATCTTTTTACGAGCGGCCCGGAAGAGGCCCTTGTTCAGATTCAGTTACGTCCTGGACACCCGGATGATGAACAGCTCCGCGAGTCACTCCGTTCGGCATTTCACAAGGAGATGCCGAACCTGAGGATGTCCTTCGAAGCCGGCGACATCGTCTCCCAGGTGATGAGCTTTGGATCGCCAACTCCAGTACAGATTGATGTACAGGGTGTCGACCTCGATAAGGACTATGCCTACCTTGCCAAGGTCGAAGCAGAGCTGCACACGCTGGACTTTCTGCGGGATATCTCGGTTGTTCAAGCGCAGTCGTACCCAATTGTCGATGTGACGGTGAATCGTGATTCCGCCGGCCAATTCGGCTTAACGATGGCGGACGTGAGCAACTCTCTTGTGCCGGCAACCGGCTCGTCGAGGTTCATTGCTCCGAACTACTGGCGTGACCCCAAGAACGGCAATGCCTTCCAGATTCAAGTTCAGCTTCCGTCCAACCGCGTGCAGGGAGTGGACGCCTTGTCGACACTTCCCTTGATGCGCGACGGACAGACACAGCCACAGCTTGACCAGGTAGCCAAGCTGCAGTACGGCACGATGCCCGAGATGATTCAACGCCTCAGCGGACAGCGCATTGTGAGCGTTACGGCGAACCTTCATGGGATTTCGCTCGGCGAAGCGCAGAGCAAACTCAATGCTGCGCTGAAACGGATTGCCGCTCCACCGCAGGGCACGACCGTGGTTCTACGCGGACAGATTCCGGCGCTGACAGAGACCATTGCAGGCCTACGGACGGGCCTGCTGCTTGCGATTGCGGCTATCTTTCTTCTGCTTATCGCAAACTTTCAATCATTGCGGCTTCCACTGGCCATTCTGTCGACCATTCCCGGCGTGCTGAGCGGGGTTGTCCTGATCCTGCTCTTGACGGGCACCACGCTCAATCTTCAATCGTTCATGGGCGCCATTATGGCAGTGGGCATTTCTGTGGCAAACTCTATTCTGCTGGTGAGCTTTGCTGAACAGGCGCGCCATGAGCATCAGGATGTT